The following are encoded together in the Lathyrus oleraceus cultivar Zhongwan6 chromosome 3, CAAS_Psat_ZW6_1.0, whole genome shotgun sequence genome:
- the LOC127127702 gene encoding laccase-17: protein MGVSLFSSHKFPLFSLSWIIFCTFELALAGKTRHYHFDIMYQNVTRLCHSKSMVTVNGQFPGPRVVAREGDNLLIKVVNHVQHNISIHWHGIRQLQTGWADGPAYVTQCPIQTGQSYVYNYTIKGQRGTLFWHAHISWLRSTVYGPLIILPKKNVQYPFAKPHKEVPIIFGEWFNADTEAIIAQALQTGGGPNVSEAYTINGLPGPFYNCSKKDTFKLMVKPGKTYLLRLINAALNDELFFSIANHTLTVVEADAVYVKPFETNTILIAPGQTTNVLLKTKSQYPSAAFLMTARPYATGLGTFDNTTVAGILEYESPSNNHLNRVVSLFKPTLPALNDTSFATNFTNKLRSLASVLFPANVPQKVDKRLFFTVGLGTNPCQKNQTCQGPNGTMFAASVNNVSFTLPTTALLQSQFFGQSRGVYAPYFPSSPLHPFNYTGNPPNNTMVSNGTKVVVLPFNTSVELVMQDTSILGAESHPLHLHGFNFFVVGQGFGNYDPSKDPSNFNLVDPVERNTVGIPSGGWVAIRFLADNPGVWFMHCHLEVHTSWGLRMAWIVLDGKLPNQKLLPPPADLPKC from the exons ATGGGCGTTTCCCTTTTTTCGTCACATAAATTCCCATTGTTCTCTTTATCATGGATCATTTTTTGTACATTTGAGCTTGCATTGGCAGGAAAAACCAGACACTACCATTTTGAT ATAATGTACCAAAATGTGACAAGACTGTGCCACAGCAAGAGCATGGTGACAGTGAATGGTCAATTTCCAGGACCTCGCGTTGTAGCTAGAGAAGGTGACAATCTTCTAATCAAAGTGGTCAATCATGTGCAGCATAACATCTCCATTCACTG GCACGGCATTAGACAACTTCAAACAGGATGGGCTGATGGACCAGCATATGTGACCCAATGCCCCATCCAAACAGGTCAAAGCTATGTTTACAATTACACAATCAAAGGCCAAAGAGGCACACTCTTTTGGCATGCCCATATATCTTGGTTAAGATCAACTGTCTATGGTCCACTCATCATACTTCCCAAGAAAAATGTTCAATATCCTTTTGCAAAACCACACAAGGAAGTTCCAATCATATTTG GGGAATGGTTCAATGCAGATACTGAGGCTATCATAGCACAAGCCCTGCAAACTGGGGGAGGACCAAATGTTTCTGAAGCCTACACAATTAATGGACTTCCAGGCCCATTCTATAACTGCTCTAAAAAAG ATACATTCAAGTTAATGGTGAAGCCGGGAAAGACTTACCTTCTACGTTTGATCAACGCTGCACTAAATGATGAGTTATTCTTCAGCATTGCAAATCACACCCTCACAGTTGTCGAAGCAGATGCGGTTTATGTAAAACCTTTTGAGACTAACACAATCCTTATTGCACCTGGCCAAACCACTAATGTTCTTCTCAAGACCAAGTCTCAATATCCCAGTGCGGCATTCTTAATGACTGCTAGACCGTATGCCACTGGCCTTGGAACTTTTGACAACACAACTGTTGCTGGTATCTTGGAATATGAATCCCCATCTAATAATCATCTCAACCGAGTTGTTTCGCTATTCAAACCTACTCTCCCAGCACTTAATGACACTTCTTTTGCAACAAATTTCACCAACAAACTCCGTAGCCTAGCTAGTGTCTTATTTCCAGCTAACGTTCCCCAGAAAGTTGATAAGCGCCTTTTCTTCACGGTAGGTCTCGGCACAAATCCCTGTCagaaaaaccaaacttgtcaggGACCCAATGGAACAATGTTTGCAGCATCAGTGAACAATGTATCTTTCACACTCCCAACCACTGCACTTCTCCAATCTCAATTCTTTGGGCAATCCAGGGGGGTCTACGCCCCTTATTTTCCAAGCAGTCCCTTGCACCCATTCAATTATACTGGAAACCCACCAAACAACACCATGGTGAGCAATGGAACAAAGGTTGTGGTTCTTCCTTTCAACACAAGTGTGGAGCTTGTGATGCAGGACACTAGCATTCTTGGTGCGGAAAGTCATCCTCTCCATTTGCATGGATTTAACTTCTTTGTTGTTGGACAAGGATTTGGTAACTATGATCCAAGTAAGGACCCATCAAACTTCAATCTTGTTGATCCCGTTGAAAGGAACACAGTCGGCATCCCATCTGGTGGATGGGTTGCTATCAGATTCCTAGCAGATAATCCAG GGGTATGGTTCATGCATTGTCACTTGGAAGTCCATACAAGTTGGGGTCTTAGGATGGCATGGATTGTTTTGGATGGAAAACTCCCAAATCAGAAGCTGCTTCCACCACCAGCTGATTTACCCAAGTGTTAA